The proteins below come from a single Anolis sagrei isolate rAnoSag1 chromosome 8, rAnoSag1.mat, whole genome shotgun sequence genomic window:
- the LOC132782991 gene encoding protein phosphatase 1 regulatory subunit 3E-like — translation MEKAGSLHASVPTPPPRLYLPRHFSCSACLYGGLGSRCKGGCSPEPEPLEALPNDDEEEEEESSPPPPPPPRSPSPPSSPSPSRGREPTLPLVPPSPTLRRRAKSLPTPGNRSLRPALQQQSPSRRKTVRFADALGLELTSVRHFSQQDVPRVPSPPPLPASPFPFFSPSDLFKTRKPPTLGDLEPVLFGPPAPILEPLFPPAPGSSAGFAERVKQGKVRLEWVRAEAGGLRGSVRVLNLAYEKAVSVRYTLNRWASCSEVTATFQAPSSSSSASSDGTTDRFAFLLPVGPGTTQLEFALRYRVDGAEFWDNNGGKNYRMRGRQRTPAASGNEPDAWIHFI, via the coding sequence ATGGAGAAGGCCGGCTCTCTCCACGCCTCGGTGCCCACGCCTCCGCCGCGCCTCTACCTCCCGCGGCACTTCAGCTGCAGCGCCTGCCTGTATGGGGGGCTGGGGTCGCGATGCAAGGGCGGGTGCAGCCCGGAGCCCGAGCCCTTGGAAGCCCTGCCCAACGacgacgaggaggaagaggaagagtcctcgccgccgccgccgcctcccccGCGCTCCCCTTCCCCGCCGTCCTCGCCCTCTCCGTCCCGCGGGAGGGAGCCCACGCTGCCGCTGGTGCCGCCGAGCCCGACCCTCCGCCGCCGCGCCAAGTCCTTACCCACGCCCGGGAATCGCAGCCTGCGCCCGGCCCTGCAGCAGCAAAGCCCCTCGCGGAGGAAGACGGTCCGCTTCGCCGACGCGCTGGGGCTGGAGCTGACCTCCGTGCGGCACTTCTCCCAGCAGGACGTGCCCCGCGTGCCTTCCCCGCCGCCCCTCCCCgcctcccctttccccttcttctccccctcGGACTTGTTCAAAACGAGGAAGCCTCCCACGCTGGGGGACTTGGAGCCCGTCCTTTTCGGGCCCCCGGCGCCCATCCTCGAGCCGCTCTTCCCCCCGGCGCCAGGCTCCAGCGCGGGCTTCGCGGAGCGCGTCAAGCAGGGCAAAGTGCGGCTGGAGTGGGTGCGGGCCGAAGCCGGCGGGCTGCGCGGGTCCGTGCGGGTCCTCAACCTGGCCTACGAGAAGGCCGTGTCGGTCCGGTACACGCTCAACCGCTGGGCCAGCTGCAGCGAGGTCACGGCCACCTTCCaggccccttcttcttcctcctccgcaTCCTCCGATGGGACCACCGACCGCTTCGCCTTCCTCCTGCCCGTGGGGCCCGGCACCACGCAGCTGGAGTTCGCGCTCCGGTACCGCGTGGACGGGGCCGAGTTCTGGGACAACAACGGCGGGAAGAACTACCGGATGCGAGGGAGGCAGAGGACCCCCGCCGCCAGTGGGAACGAGCCCGACGCCTGGATACACTTCATCTGA
- the C8H16orf46 gene encoding uncharacterized protein C16orf46 homolog isoform X3 — protein sequence MTSEQKQNTIDSERATTNTRNAEIELRCTYPSERRERNQIYILLNISNSVNEQEEKSFDYINGTGWEDAVQGWSKTPPFAHLQLQKRARKARPSESVSGCLYCSDLMQVIDKGLEQDPKIIDQLKSDFRLSRCAATDSIPQKPQALLSSSTAITPPSAVDDIKKESYYGRIPSLQTPQEEKARMILKDVPSSLNERKFYLMKESSVLQVEKKAVPIKEFNILSPGKFKSIEAQKHKDIKSSDPFVCNQVGSEAPATKPSLVLPPLKDAALKNNNSLDPSPKKRTRLGESDPFRVL from the exons ATGACCTCTGAACAGAAACAAAACACAATTGATTCTGAAAGAGCCACCACCAATACAAGAAATGCGGAAATAGAACTGCGCTGCACCTATCCGAGCGAGAGGCGGGAGAGAAATCAAATTTACATTCTTTTGAACATCAGTAATAGTGTCAACGAACAAGAGGAAAAATCCTTCGACTACATTAATGGAACAGGATGGGAGGATGCT GTCCAAGGCTGGAGCAAAACACCCCCCTTTGCTCATCTGCAGTTACAAAAGAGAGCTAGAAAGGCAAGACCAAGCGAGTCTGTCAGTGGGTGCCTATATTGCTCGGATCTGATGCAAGTGATTGACAAAGGTTTGGAACAAGATCCCAAGATTATAGATCAACTGAAATCCGATTTCAGATTGAGCCGATGTGCTGCCACAGACAGTATTCCACAAAAGCCACAAGCTCTGCTTTCCTCAAGTACAGCCATAACACCCCCTTCTGCAGTAGACGACATCAAAAAAGAAAGCTATTATGGCAGAATACCTTCCCTCCAGACACCCCAAGAAGAAAAGGCAAGAATGATCTTAAAGGATGTTCCATCGTCTCTAAACGAAAGGAAGTTTTATCTCATGAAGGAAAGCTCAGTATTGCAAGTAGAAAAGAAAGCGGTGCCAATCAAAGAGTTTAATATCCTGTCCCCAGGAAAGTTCAAGAGTATAGAAGCCCAGAAGCATAAGGACATCAAGAGCAGTGACCCCTTTGTGTGTAACCAAGTAGGCTCCGAAGCTCCTGCCACGAAGCCGTCCCTTGTACTGCCACCTCTGAAGGACGCAGccctcaaaaacaacaacagcctgGATCCTTCGCCAAAGAAAA